From the genome of Pseudomonas mohnii:
TTCGTGTAATTCCGACACTTGTGAGCTTAATGCCACCCGTTTTTATAATGGTTATCAAATTGCTTGTTCCTGTTGCAGTCATGAATCTACTTGCCAGGGTCGTTAAACGGAGTCGTTCCGTATGAAAAAACCTACAGTATCCGTCATCATGGCGACTTATAATCACGCCAGTTTTGTTGAACAAGCAATCAGAAGCGTGCTCGGGCAAGTGGATGTGGATTTCGAATTCTTGATTTCGGATGACGGCTCTGCGGACTCGACCCGAGAGGTGGTCGCCTCAATCAAGGATGAGAGGATCAAGTTTTTCCCTAATGAAGTGAACCGAGGAGCTGGTGTTGTTACCAACGAGCTAATTGGGCGTTCATCGGGTGAATTTATCGCACTCATCAATTCGGATGACTACTGGTGCGATACCGATAAACTTGCTTATCAAGTCAAGTTCCTGCGAGACAATCCTCAGGTTGGTGCCTGTTTCGGCAGGGCGCGTTTTGTCGATAAAGACGGCAACTCCATGGGTAAGGCATCGGACGTATTCGACCAAGAAAATCGTTCGCAGGGTGCTTGGTTGAGGCGTTTCTTCGAATTGGGAAATTGCATCTGCCATCCTACAATGCTGATTCGCAAGAGTTGCTACGATCATCTGGGCATGTACAGTAATCGGCTGCGTCAGTTACCAGATTTGGAAATGTGGATTCGTTTGGTCAAACA
Proteins encoded in this window:
- a CDS encoding glycosyltransferase, translated to MKKPTVSVIMATYNHASFVEQAIRSVLGQVDVDFEFLISDDGSADSTREVVASIKDERIKFFPNEVNRGAGVVTNELIGRSSGEFIALINSDDYWCDTDKLAYQVKFLRDNPQVGACFGRARFVDKDGNSMGKASDVFDQENRSQGAWLRRFFELGNCICHPTMLIRKSCYDHLGMYSNRLRQLPDLEMWIRLVKHYPIHISDRELITFRLMPGENASSQTVSNSIRTMNEHYLIADEFFDDVTAKQLEDGFSDLIKFKAITSDVHLDIEKALLYWNYNQWLGKPYQLIGMLKLNKLLNSSAHQKVIVEVYGMDDRWFQKELGEIDVLRPKVVAVMSQQKSRALGVWQRVLSRLSHS